A window of Candidatus Jettenia caeni contains these coding sequences:
- a CDS encoding two-component sensor kinase, with product MGKPLRVLIVDDSLHDVDLVLCELRRGGYDPIFERVETASAMKMELERQVWDIVLSEHSMPFFSGIGALIQLQLSKMDLPFIIISGVISGDVVVEYMKAGAQDYVRKNNLTSLVASIERALSEAEERMNQRQAEELLRMNESRHRLLLENLPQRIFYKDKNLMYVSCNESLAKDLRIRPDEIYGRTDYEFFPKELAEKYRAGDKRVIESGQAEDREEKYIKDGQELIIRMVETPMKDEKGDIIGISGIFWDITEKVLLSREAERSRHLASLGELAAGVAHEINNPINGIINCAQILFNESKEGSSEQDLARRIIKEGDRVAGIVHSLLSFSRPSDTKEKKSDVCMHTILSDTLILTKAQLQKEGIQIKANVPKSLPKIVANPHQIQQVFLNTISNARYALNQKYPKIHDNKILEILGEEIMLNNYPYVKITFYDHGIGIPAHIVHKVMDPFFTTKPRDKGTGLGLSVSHGIVTAHGGKFIIDSVEGEFAKFSVVLPVKPVADSL from the coding sequence ATGGGTAAGCCGCTTCGCGTTTTAATTGTCGATGATTCATTACATGATGTTGATTTAGTGCTTTGTGAATTAAGACGAGGTGGCTATGATCCGATATTTGAAAGGGTCGAAACAGCTTCAGCGATGAAGATGGAACTTGAAAGGCAAGTATGGGATATTGTCCTTTCTGAACATTCCATGCCATTTTTCAGTGGAATTGGTGCACTGATACAATTGCAATTAAGTAAAATGGATCTGCCATTTATTATCATATCAGGTGTTATAAGTGGGGATGTAGTGGTAGAATACATGAAAGCTGGCGCTCAAGATTATGTGAGAAAGAATAATCTGACATCGCTAGTTGCTTCCATTGAGCGGGCATTAAGCGAGGCAGAGGAACGGATGAATCAAAGGCAAGCAGAGGAATTACTCCGTATGAATGAGAGTAGACATAGATTGTTACTTGAAAATCTTCCCCAAAGGATATTTTATAAAGATAAAAATTTAATGTATGTATCCTGTAATGAGAGTTTAGCTAAGGATTTGCGCATCAGACCAGATGAAATCTATGGAAGGACAGATTATGAGTTTTTTCCTAAAGAGCTTGCTGAAAAATACCGGGCAGGAGATAAAAGGGTTATAGAATCAGGACAGGCTGAGGATAGAGAAGAGAAATATATCAAAGACGGGCAAGAATTGATCATCCGTATGGTGGAAACCCCTATGAAAGATGAAAAGGGTGATATTATTGGAATATCAGGTATTTTTTGGGATATTACTGAAAAGGTATTATTATCAAGGGAGGCTGAACGCTCCAGGCATTTGGCATCATTAGGTGAACTGGCGGCAGGGGTAGCTCATGAGATTAATAATCCTATAAATGGTATTATCAATTGTGCCCAAATATTGTTTAATGAGAGCAAAGAAGGGAGTAGCGAACAAGATCTTGCCAGGCGAATTATCAAGGAAGGCGATCGTGTTGCCGGCATAGTGCACAGCCTCCTTTCTTTCTCCAGGCCAAGTGATACAAAAGAAAAAAAGAGTGATGTTTGCATGCATACAATCCTGTCTGATACGCTTATACTGACAAAGGCTCAATTGCAAAAAGAGGGTATTCAGATAAAGGCGAATGTTCCAAAGAGCCTGCCAAAAATAGTTGCAAATCCACATCAAATACAACAGGTCTTCTTAAATACCATAAGTAATGCACGATATGCCCTGAACCAAAAATATCCGAAAATACATGATAACAAGATTCTTGAAATCCTAGGTGAAGAGATAATGTTAAATAATTATCCTTATGTAAAAATCACGTTTTATGATCATGGTATCGGCATACCTGCTCATATCGTGCATAAAGTAATGGATCCATTTTTTACCACAAAACCGAGAGATAAAGGAACGGGATTAGGTTTAAGCGTAAGCCATGGTATTGTTACTGCTCACGGTGGCAAATTTATTATTGATAGTGTAGAGGGAGAATTTGCGAAATTTTCAGTAGTTTTGCCGGTAAAGCCTGTTGCAGATAGCTTGTAA
- a CDS encoding aldehyde dehydrogenase — translation MEGKNYINGAFVDGASGERFESRSPASFDEVLGTFPLSSEKDVNDAVNAAQAAYDGWRHLSRIKRGEYLDEFTQLIKKDREEIARLMAKECGKGIVESRADVTEGIHMAQYVFGTVRMPHGDVVDSEIPEKDSFMRRKPKGVVAAITAWNFPFAVPLWLVCPSVVEGNTVILKPSRETACVGNVIAEYAHKAGFPPGVINIIHGSCGDLLVKHPDTHVVLFVGSNAVGAEIKRTVAGFDNKMAACEMGGKNALIVLDDASLDIAVNAAVISAFKTSGQRCTSASRFIVHEKVFTEFEKRFIEITKRIKIGDPLDESVFMGPVINQAATEKIAQYNELAKKEGAKVLLDGGRLMDNPYKKGYFMSPFVYRMQNNPKSRVLHEEVFGPHVAIIPVKDVDEAIEVHNDTGYGLTCAVITEDYRKARRIREDCEYGLGYVNLPTIGAEVHLPFGGVKKSGTGLPSGSTLIDVVTHRTAWTVNHAMEIKMAQGLTVKL, via the coding sequence ATGGAAGGGAAAAATTATATTAATGGGGCATTTGTTGATGGGGCATCTGGTGAACGGTTTGAAAGCAGAAGTCCCGCTAGTTTTGATGAAGTGTTGGGGACATTCCCGCTTTCATCTGAGAAAGATGTAAATGATGCCGTTAACGCTGCACAAGCGGCTTACGATGGTTGGAGGCATCTATCGCGGATTAAACGGGGTGAATACCTTGATGAGTTTACCCAGTTAATAAAAAAAGATCGAGAAGAGATTGCCCGCTTAATGGCAAAAGAGTGTGGAAAAGGAATCGTAGAAAGCCGTGCAGATGTAACAGAAGGTATCCACATGGCCCAATATGTATTTGGTACCGTTCGGATGCCTCACGGTGATGTGGTTGACTCTGAAATTCCGGAAAAAGATTCTTTCATGCGCAGAAAGCCGAAGGGGGTTGTTGCGGCGATTACTGCGTGGAATTTTCCTTTTGCTGTTCCCCTGTGGCTGGTCTGTCCATCAGTAGTAGAAGGGAATACGGTTATTCTTAAGCCTTCCCGGGAAACGGCATGCGTAGGTAATGTGATTGCCGAATATGCGCATAAGGCTGGTTTTCCACCAGGTGTGATTAATATCATACATGGGAGTTGTGGAGACCTGTTAGTGAAACATCCGGATACCCATGTCGTGCTGTTCGTTGGTTCTAATGCTGTGGGAGCAGAAATAAAGAGGACTGTCGCCGGGTTTGATAATAAAATGGCTGCCTGTGAGATGGGAGGAAAAAATGCACTCATTGTGCTCGATGATGCCAGTCTGGATATTGCTGTGAATGCGGCTGTTATCAGCGCCTTTAAGACCTCAGGGCAGCGATGCACCTCTGCAAGCCGGTTCATTGTACATGAGAAGGTGTTTACAGAATTTGAAAAGAGGTTTATTGAAATAACAAAGAGGATAAAGATCGGTGATCCTCTGGATGAATCTGTATTCATGGGCCCTGTAATCAATCAGGCAGCAACGGAAAAGATTGCACAATACAACGAACTTGCTAAAAAAGAGGGTGCAAAGGTGTTGTTGGATGGTGGAAGGCTTATGGACAATCCGTATAAAAAAGGTTATTTTATGTCTCCTTTTGTATATCGCATGCAGAATAATCCGAAAAGCCGTGTACTCCATGAGGAGGTTTTCGGGCCACATGTTGCCATTATTCCGGTAAAAGATGTTGACGAGGCTATAGAGGTTCATAATGATACCGGTTATGGTCTTACCTGTGCCGTAATTACCGAAGATTATCGAAAGGCGAGAAGGATCCGGGAAGATTGTGAATACGGACTTGGCTATGTGAATTTGCCTACTATTGGAGCAGAGGTGCATTTACCCTTTGGCGGTGTTAAAAAGAGTGGAACGGGATTGCCATCGGGCAGCACACTCATTGATGTGGTGACGCATCGCACGGCCTGGACAGTTAACCATGCTATGGAGATTAAGATGGCTCAGGGATTAACCGTGAAATTATAA
- a CDS encoding hypothetical phage protein encodes MSIKPEFVDKIFCGEKKYEFRRSIFKRQEVKKIVVYASAPISKVIGEFEVDHILAGDIFDLWEQTKKFAGITEEYFFNYFSGLENGYAIKIKKYVRYLKPYCIEEQFGLKPPQSFVYI; translated from the coding sequence TTGTCTATTAAACCAGAATTTGTGGATAAAATATTCTGCGGAGAGAAAAAGTACGAATTTAGAAGATCGATTTTTAAAAGGCAAGAAGTTAAAAAAATAGTGGTATATGCCTCGGCGCCAATTAGCAAAGTTATCGGAGAATTTGAAGTAGATCATATCTTGGCTGGGGATATATTTGATCTATGGGAGCAGACCAAAAAGTTTGCTGGCATTACAGAAGAGTATTTTTTTAATTATTTTAGCGGGCTTGAAAACGGGTATGCAATAAAGATAAAAAAATACGTAAGATATTTGAAGCCATATTGTATTGAAGAGCAGTTTGGTTTAAAACCACCACAGTCATTTGTTTATATTTAG